Genomic segment of Canis aureus isolate CA01 chromosome 16, VMU_Caureus_v.1.0, whole genome shotgun sequence:
GCCCGGGCCTGCCCATCCTGTAGGAGTGCAGGccaggagtggggtgggaggcCAAGGCCCCGCACCTCCAGGAAGGGGTGAGGCAGGGCTGTGGATCCCAGGGGCTGCGTGAACACAGGGTGGTCCCTCAGCCCACCCAGCCTGGCTTGGCCCAGGCTCATGTCCACCGGCCCCAGCTGCGTACCCGGGCACGCAGGGCCTCCCCCTGCCGCAGGTCCTTGCGCAGAGAGAGGATGGTACTGGCTTGCTCCTGCTGGCCGCGCAGTGCCTGCCGCCAGTCCTCCTCCAGCACCTGGATGTAGGGGCTGCTCCTGTCTGGTTTCCCCTCCTGTGGGTGGTGAAGGGGAGAGTGGCAGGAAGGCAGCTAGACTCGAGGGGGCCCTGCTCTTGGCACCAGCATCCTGCCAGATCTCTCCAGCTCCCAAAAGTGCTTATCCCATTCGCACAGGAACCCACCTctggcccctgccctgggcccgcCCCACCCACGCGAGGCCCCCCCgctcctgccctgggctcccctcACCTGCACTGTGGCCTCCAGCTCCTGTACGCGGGCCTGCAACAACGTCTTCTCCTGCTGCAGCTCCCACAGCAGCTCCTGGCTGGGCCGCTGCTCCATGGCATGCCTGAGCTTCAGCGTGTGCCTGCGCTCCACCCTGCAGTCGTCTTCTGCCTTCATGAGGCTGTGCTTGAGCCGCTCAATCTGTGAGGAGACACCATCAGCCGCCAGCCTCGCCCCGCACCTCTCCACCCCCAACCCGGCCTCAGGTGCCAGGACACCTCCAGCTGCAGGTCGCGGCTGCGCATGAGCGCAGCCCCCTTCTCCTCAATCTGGCGGGCCAAGCGCATGGCCAGGTCGTAGTTCTCGTCCTTGCAGCGCTTGAGCTCGTGGCTGCCAGCTTCGCACTCCTCCTTGAGCCGCTGCACGCGCTCCTGGTGCTTGCGAAGCAGGCTGTCCTTCACCCGCAGCTCCTTGATGAGGTCGTCCTTGGAGCTAAGCAGCTGGCTCAGATCCTGTACCTTCCTCTGCAGCTTCAGCACCTCGCTCATCAGCAGCTGCGTCAGGCCTGACTCCCCGGATGCGTCTGCAGATGGCCAGGCCGCGTCAGAGGATCCCCTTCCGTGCTGCaccccttcctgggcctcagccttgAGGACCCACTCCGAGGCACACAGGGCCCGGCGCTGATGCTCCCCATGGAGGAAGCGGGCTGACCTCCTGACTTAACATCCCCACTGTCTTCCCGCCCTCCAGGACAGCAGCAATGAGGCCAGGTACCTACCCTCCCTTCTCCTGTTATAAGGGCTGGTGGGCACCCAGTCCTTCCGGGAGCCAGGGCTTTGGTGGGGTCAGATGGAGGGGTTCTGTGCCCTCCTTGCATGGGTCCTCCTTTTCTCCACCAGAGAGAAGGCGCAGCATGGGGCCCCGCTGTTGGCACTCCCATGCAACCCTCACACTTCCTTTTGCCCCCAGTTTATCCATCAGGAGCTCAGCCATCCGGCCTGCCCATGGGGCCCCCTGCCTCACCGATGATCATGGAGAAGACGCGGGTGGGCTCCTTGCCCGTGACCTTCTTGTAGAGCTGGGGGTAGTACAGCTCCAGGCTCTCAAGGAAGGCCACATAGCCCTTGTGACCGGTCCGCTGCAGGATGTCCAGGAGCACTCCTGAAACCCAcagggccaggctggggctggctgggctTGTGCACTGAGCTCCTATAGGCCCAGCCCAGGTCAAGATCTACCTGCTGCCCACGCACCCTTGCCCTCCCAGGGGTGTCTGCTGTGCATGGAAGCACCACGGCTCCCAGCAGACAGGACAGGGTGTGGGGTGCTGGGGAGCGCCCATTCCTGTGCTCAAAGCTCCCGGCTGAGGCAGCACTGACCCACTTTCCGCTTGCGGATGACCAGGTTGGGGtcactgagcacctgctcctCATCATCGGGGTTCAGCACCTTGCATTGCCTCAGGTAGGGCGTGATGCGCGAGGGGTCGATGACGGAGATGAGCTTCACTCGGAAGCTCTCCAGGGTACTCCAGCACTGGTCTTCGTTCTCATAGTCTGACATGGTGGCGGCCACCGCTGCGATTGGTGGGAGAGCAGCTGGCAGGGACAGTTGCATGCTGGGCCCAGGGGAGTCCAGGACAGGTAGGTGTGAAGCCTCACCCGCCCTGGCCCTCCCTCCTCTGCGCTGGTGCTCTGACCGGGGCACCAGCTCAGCCAGGGCAGCCCTCCCGGCCTTCTCTAGACCCTGCAGCCACTCCCTCAGCAGGTGACCTAGGCTTTCTCTGTCCAAGTCACCCTGATAAGTGTGAGGGAAGATGTGGAGGCGCTTCAGGGACTGGCGGCATCTGAGAATACCCCCCCCCACTGTGGCCTTGTTCTGGCCTCTGCACCCCCATCCCTAAAGCGTGAGTCTGGCAGACCACCACCTCGTACCCACTGGCAGGGCCTCCCTGGCAGGTACAGGGAGGTAGGCGCCCAGGCTGGGGAGGCACGCCTGGGGCATTGACCTGCCCACGTACATGCCAGCCTGTGCTGCTGTAGGACTTCCTCCTT
This window contains:
- the CARD9 gene encoding caspase recruitment domain-containing protein 9 isoform X3; amino-acid sequence: MQLSLPAALPPIAAVAATMSDYENEDQCWSTLESFRVKLISVIDPSRITPYLRQCKVLNPDDEEQVLSDPNLVIRKRKVGVLLDILQRTGHKGYVAFLESLELYYPQLYKKVTGKEPTRVFSMIIDASGESGLTQLLMSEVLKLQRKVQDLSQLLSSKDDLIKELRVKDSLLRKHQERVQRLKEECEAGSHELKRCKDENYDLAMRLARQIEEKGAALMRSRDLQLEIERLKHSLMKAEDDCRVERRHTLKLRHAMEQRPSQELLWELQQEKTLLQARVQELEATVQEGKPDRSSPYIQVLEEDWRQALRGQQEQASTILSLRKDLRQGEALRARCMEEKEMFELQCLALRKDSKMYKDRIEAILQQMEEVAIERDQAIATREELHAQHSRSLQEKDTLRKQSSDLDDSSPRNSQELSLPLDLEAVQLSDKGGLANKDSPQQSFVALQEEQLPLTTNGAGLSGGEPPEKERRRLKESFENYRRKRALRKMQHCSRQGEVDWENTTGSDNTDTEGS
- the CARD9 gene encoding caspase recruitment domain-containing protein 9 isoform X1 gives rise to the protein MQLSLPAALPPIAAVAATMSDYENEDQCWSTLESFRVKLISVIDPSRITPYLRQCKVLNPDDEEQVLSDPNLVIRKRKVGVLLDILQRTGHKGYVAFLESLELYYPQLYKKVTGKEPTRVFSMIIDASGESGLTQLLMSEVLKLQRKVQDLSQLLSSKDDLIKELRVKDSLLRKHQERVQRLKEECEAGSHELKRCKDENYDLAMRLARQIEEKGAALMRSRDLQLEIERLKHSLMKAEDDCRVERRHTLKLRHAMEQRPSQELLWELQQEKTLLQARVQELEATVQEGKPDRSSPYIQVLEEDWRQALRGQQEQASTILSLRKDLRQGEALRARCMEEKEMFELQCLALRKDSKMYKDRIEAILQQMEEVAIERDQAIATREELHAQHSRSLQEKDTLRKQVRELAEKADELQLQLFQREGQLLALEGRLKRQQLDMLVLSSDLDDSSPRNSQELSLPLDLEAVQLSDKGGLANKDSPQQSFVALQEEQLPLTTNGAGLSGGEPPEKERRRLKESFENYRRKRALRKMQHCSRQGEVDWENTTGSDNTDTEGS
- the CARD9 gene encoding caspase recruitment domain-containing protein 9 isoform X2, whose protein sequence is MSDYENEDQCWSTLESFRVKLISVIDPSRITPYLRQCKVLNPDDEEQVLSDPNLVIRKRKVGVLLDILQRTGHKGYVAFLESLELYYPQLYKKVTGKEPTRVFSMIIDASGESGLTQLLMSEVLKLQRKVQDLSQLLSSKDDLIKELRVKDSLLRKHQERVQRLKEECEAGSHELKRCKDENYDLAMRLARQIEEKGAALMRSRDLQLEIERLKHSLMKAEDDCRVERRHTLKLRHAMEQRPSQELLWELQQEKTLLQARVQELEATVQEGKPDRSSPYIQVLEEDWRQALRGQQEQASTILSLRKDLRQGEALRARCMEEKEMFELQCLALRKDSKMYKDRIEAILQQMEEVAIERDQAIATREELHAQHSRSLQEKDTLRKQVRELAEKADELQLQLFQREGQLLALEGRLKRQQLDMLVLSSDLDDSSPRNSQELSLPLDLEAVQLSDKGGLANKDSPQQSFVALQEEQLPLTTNGAGLSGGEPPEKERRRLKESFENYRRKRALRKMQHCSRQGEVDWENTTGSDNTDTEGS